The following are encoded in a window of Sphaerisporangium siamense genomic DNA:
- a CDS encoding MFS transporter, translating into MTSTTDVARRWRLHRAWVVAGVAFVAILGAAGFRATPGVLITPLEDEFGWTRGTISLAISVNLTLFGLIAPFAAALMDRLGMRRVVTFALMLVALGSGLTVLMTASWQLVALWGVLVGLGTGSMALVFVATVTDRWFVRHRGVVTGLLTAAGATGQLIFLPLLAWLAEGPGWRTAALAVAGSALAVVPLVWFLMRDRPEDVGLTPLGAPPDAGPAPDAVPVPPSQGGAAARAVRVLGSAARTRAFWFLAGGFAICGASTNGLVGTHFIPAAHDHGMPETMAAGLLALIGVFDIAGTVLSGWLSDRVDPRVLLGAYYALRGASLLILPALFSATTEPSMLIFIVFYGLDWVATVPPTVALCRRIYGADGAVVFGWVFASHQVGAAIAAVLAGLARDHLGQYDAAWYGAGALCAIAAVMSLRVGRGAVPPAAPAPSVREAAPAEAGRA; encoded by the coding sequence ATGACCTCGACGACTGACGTGGCACGAAGATGGCGCCTCCACCGGGCCTGGGTGGTGGCCGGCGTCGCCTTCGTCGCCATCCTGGGGGCCGCCGGGTTCCGGGCGACGCCCGGCGTGCTCATCACCCCGCTGGAGGACGAGTTCGGCTGGACGCGCGGCACCATATCGCTGGCCATCTCGGTGAACCTCACCCTGTTCGGCCTCATCGCGCCCTTCGCCGCCGCCCTGATGGACCGCCTCGGCATGCGCCGCGTGGTGACCTTCGCGCTCATGCTCGTCGCCCTCGGCAGCGGCCTGACCGTGCTCATGACCGCGAGCTGGCAGCTCGTCGCGCTGTGGGGCGTGCTGGTCGGCCTCGGCACCGGCTCCATGGCGCTGGTCTTCGTGGCCACCGTCACCGACCGGTGGTTCGTCCGGCACCGGGGCGTGGTGACCGGCCTGCTCACCGCCGCGGGCGCCACCGGCCAGCTCATCTTCCTCCCCCTGCTCGCGTGGCTGGCCGAGGGACCCGGCTGGCGCACCGCCGCCCTCGCCGTGGCCGGGTCCGCGCTCGCCGTCGTCCCGCTGGTGTGGTTCCTGATGCGCGACCGCCCCGAGGACGTCGGCCTGACCCCGCTCGGCGCCCCGCCGGACGCCGGCCCCGCGCCGGACGCCGTCCCCGTGCCCCCGTCCCAAGGAGGTGCGGCGGCGCGCGCGGTGCGCGTGCTCGGGTCGGCGGCGCGCACCCGCGCGTTCTGGTTCCTGGCCGGCGGGTTCGCGATCTGCGGGGCCAGCACCAACGGGCTGGTCGGCACCCACTTCATCCCCGCCGCGCACGACCACGGCATGCCCGAGACCATGGCGGCCGGCCTGCTCGCCTTGATCGGCGTCTTCGACATCGCCGGCACCGTGCTGTCGGGGTGGCTCAGCGACCGGGTGGACCCCCGCGTCCTGCTCGGCGCCTACTACGCGCTGCGCGGCGCGTCCCTGCTGATCCTGCCCGCGCTGTTCTCGGCCACCACCGAGCCCAGCATGCTCATCTTCATCGTCTTCTACGGGCTCGACTGGGTGGCCACCGTGCCGCCGACCGTCGCGCTGTGCCGCCGCATCTATGGTGCCGACGGCGCGGTCGTGTTCGGCTGGGTCTTCGCCTCCCACCAGGTCGGCGCCGCCATCGCCGCCGTGCTCGCCGGGCTGGCCCGCGACCACCTCGGCCAGTACGACGCCGCCTGGTACGGCGCGGGCGCCCTGTGCGCCATCGCCGCCGTCATGTCACTGCGCGTCGGGCGCGGGGCCGTCCCCCCGGCCGCGCCCGCGCCGTCCGTGCGGGAGGCCGCCCCGGCGGAGGCGGGCAGGGCGTGA
- a CDS encoding peptidyl-tRNA hydrolase, with product MNPPDQRVLPLVVRIERASPPQRTDALEAAALAVLTLLNDERALSGEWAEPVTAWETIGIRKVVRRARGGEWKRVLDLPGITVAVRSAEVRVHPPVPLDAWPKDLSRLQVSGTDLTDTAPPDEPAPGAAILWLNPSLEMSAGKAMAQAGHAAQLAWWGTDEPAREAWRAGGLPVAVRVAGPRRWSALVDSGLPVVRDAGFTEIEPGSRTVVADAPWLRAGGHRPAGWGPLRNPSP from the coding sequence GTGAACCCGCCAGACCAGAGAGTGCTCCCGCTCGTCGTCAGGATCGAGCGGGCCTCCCCGCCGCAGCGCACCGACGCCCTGGAGGCCGCCGCGCTGGCCGTGCTCACCCTGCTCAACGACGAGCGGGCCCTGAGCGGCGAGTGGGCAGAACCCGTGACCGCCTGGGAGACCATCGGCATCAGGAAGGTCGTCCGCCGGGCGCGGGGCGGCGAGTGGAAGCGCGTGCTGGATCTGCCCGGCATCACCGTCGCCGTGCGCTCCGCCGAGGTGCGCGTCCACCCGCCCGTCCCGCTCGACGCCTGGCCGAAGGACCTGTCGCGGCTCCAGGTCTCCGGCACCGACCTCACCGACACCGCGCCCCCGGACGAACCCGCGCCCGGCGCGGCGATCCTGTGGCTGAACCCCTCCCTGGAGATGTCGGCGGGCAAGGCCATGGCCCAGGCCGGGCACGCGGCGCAGCTCGCCTGGTGGGGCACCGACGAGCCCGCCCGCGAGGCGTGGCGGGCCGGCGGCCTGCCCGTCGCCGTGCGCGTCGCCGGGCCGCGCCGCTGGTCGGCCCTCGTGGACAGCGGGCTGCCCGTCGTGCGGGACGCGGGGTTCACCGAGATCGAACCGGGCTCGCGCACGGTCGTCGCCGACGCGCCGTGGCTGCGGGCCGGCGGCCACCGCCCGGCCGGCTGGGGGCCGCTGCGCAACCCCTCGCCGTGA